The segment CCTGATGAAACGCACGGGGTGCGTCATCCGGTGTCAATTTTTGTGGCCGGATGATGCAGGGTGTACCTAGCCGGCCTTGTTCATGATTTCCTGGGCTTCTTCCAGGTTGGGATTCTTTTCCAAAGCCATGCGCGCATATTCCCAGGCTTTGTCCCGCTTGTTCCATTTCATATACAGTCGGGCCAGGTTGAGCAGGGTGATGGCGTGGTTGCCAAAGACCTTGAGTGCCTGGAGATAGATTTCCTCGGCCTTGTCCCATTCGGCTTGAGTCATATGTGCCCGAACGCCGAGGGTGTAAGCCCGTTGGTCAGAGGGAAACAGCTCCCGGGCCTGGGCCAACAGCTCTGCTGCGTCGCTGAGCAGGTCCTTTTCAAGCAGCATCTCAGCTATTTCTGTAAGAACTCCCTGCTCGTTGCCGAATTCTTCGGCCGCCCTGCGCAGGTGTGAACGGCCCAGAGGCAGTTCACCGCGCTGCAGACAATGCCGTCCTTTGGTGATCCAGTATTTCTTGTCCCTTTCATGCTGGGCTTGCAGGCGCTTTTCGCCTTCGGCAAGGTGGTCGGCCAGACGTGTACTCAATATATCCAGCTTGGTGACAATCTCAGTAACGGCGCCGCGGTTGTAGGCGATGAAGGGTTTGTGTCTGATACGGAAGCGGTCCAGCAACTCAAGGATGCCTTTGTTGGCGCTGAAGGTGTTGCAGAAGTCTTCCAGCATGAAGTCGATTTCGACTCGCTGCTGTCCGTAGAGCCCATTGCAGTCTGGTCTGGCTTCGAAAGCCAGTTTGGCTTCCTTGATGGCCTTGAGATATTCCTTCTTACGGATCGAGCCTTTGGCTCGCGCGATATTGCGTTTGACCCGTTGAGCTGCGGCTTCGTTAGAGCCTGCGTATTTCATTGTCAACTCCAATGCCCCATCGTGTCCCGGGGGTTGCTCCGGGGGCATGGGTGTATTCAGTGTAGCCACTCGTCCGGGATGAGACCGGAGGATTGAGATGGCTTATTCGTTGATTATTTCTTCCCAGATCTGGACCTTGAATGGCTCGACCAGAAGTTTTTTGCTTTTGTCGGCATAGCTCTTGATGTGTGGTTCATTCAGCAGCTTCATGAAGTGGTCCAGACTTTCCCACTTGGAGACAGTCATGTAGCTGGCTGCATTTTTGAGGTCTCGATGAATGGCGATACTCTTGCACCCGTCAGAGGTTCGGTTGGCGGCGCTAAATTCTTCCAGTTCCTGCCTGCCGATAATCTCCATTCCCGGGCGGAACAGATAGCTGACAGTGACGGTGATTCCTTCCGGCATTATGGCATCCCCCTCCATCCTTTCCGGGTACTATCATTGAGCTATTTCATGTGCATAGCAGTACAGGCCCCGCCGCACAAGTGCGACGGGGCAAAAAGAGTTTAAGGGGCGTGAAAGGGATGAATCAGTGCGCTGCGCGAAGCTGCATTGTGTATTGAGGAGCGATGGAGGGTGGCAGGACCGAGGGTGTGGGGTGCAGCCTTGCATGCAGGATGAAGCGCTTCTTTCGAGGTGCGTATTGGTTTATCAGGGTTTGGGTGATAAGGCGCAAGTCGCCTGTGTCGGGGAACCAGAAGTGGGGTTCTCTGCGGATTTTGGCTCCACTGGGTGTGGGGGTGTTGCCTTCGACCAACTGGCAGGGATTTGCCAGAGGGAGTATTGACATGTGCCAGGTTGCCGGGGTGCCGCGTTCATTGAAATTGATACGCATGCATTGCAGGCCAGTCAGCGTGTAGATGTCCTGTTCCGGCCCTCGGATGAATGCCAAAGCACAGTTCAGGGATTTTCCGGCGTGCATGGGGAATGCTGCGCGTCCATCGAACAGTTCGTTGAAGAAACTGTGGGGAATGGCGCGAGCCGTGCCTTCGTCGAAGAGAATGGGTTTGTACGTGACGTTCATGGCGCTGCCTTGGCCTGTCTCAACCGGTTGCAGTAACTGATAGTTTTTACGGCGGAGAAATGCCGTTTCACCTTGCCAGTCGGGGGGATTATCCGATTCTTCTAAAGTTACCAGCTTGTGGCGAAGGGAGCAAGGGGGCTTCGTGAAAATAGCTGGTTTCCTCCAGTCGAGGTGAAGGAAACCGCCGGGAAAGCATGCAAAGAAAATGAGAGAATGAAGTCGGAAGAGCGGTCAGGATTGGAGAGGAGAAATCTCGCAGCGAGCCCGCCCGTTTTTCTTGGCGGCGTAAAGCGCTCTGTCGGCGAGGCCGATCAGGTCCTTGGCAGTGTAGAGAGCTTGATCTGCAAATTCCAACGGGTCATTGTTGGAGGCTGGCGTGTGAGGTCGGAGGCTGGCAACTCCCGCACTGAGAGTTACGATGCCATAGCCTTCCACTCCGGTGGCATGAGGGATTTTCAGTTCCCGCACAGCATCCAGGATCTGTCGGGCCACATGTTGAGCCCCTTCAGTGTCCGTATTCTGGAGGATGACGG is part of the Desulfovibrio ferrophilus genome and harbors:
- a CDS encoding putative quinol monooxygenase, with the translated sequence MPEGITVTVSYLFRPGMEIIGRQELEEFSAANRTSDGCKSIAIHRDLKNAASYMTVSKWESLDHFMKLLNEPHIKSYADKSKKLLVEPFKVQIWEEIINE